The Methanobrevibacter wolinii SH genome includes a window with the following:
- a CDS encoding phage tail protein: MVSQHIINIILKAEDQISKTVEKVKKSMDDMGNTSKQSMSKSTQASNQFRNSLSYSEKALREMDMSLLQSGKIGKTAFNNLTQAQKQALMSTKSYGQTVTNVYTAIANKTRIVGIGASEAANRLHQMKLDPSLGSNLDRARLKISQMGVDISSTKGKIMVLGTAVRTGLGNSWEIIRSKVHSVASSIRSRLGSAIDSVKSKVTGLGNSFQTMGGMIASAVGAMGVNSIKDLTVGLSLSREKMSSLNTAIMGSKTASDSLLNSLDTMTNTSVVGMDSMVNALNKIKLSTSMSNEQLAGTKEAVMKLGEASILMGNDTATAAYQMGEAYSGLNGDFQILKENFGITKEKMKAMGWSGEASDVEGYTRALNKCLGGLGDLGGVMDTTSGSIEMLKKRFRVAGRQIGDELTPYIKNACDAFLELDRTTPGLTKGIIAVGGAIAGFATVAPYINDFAKPMSDAVFSIKTLGGAAKDVGRYIKDGFTAARTAVDLLTGATTLNTLAEEGNAFAAGLLSVKTSLLATKNFIAAVATGDLAAANEILNASFLASPVGLVVAGVIALAVAAYEVGKYFGWWKDIPTMFEAMTAGIKRLWAAFINNPDVQGLIKGISDAFNWLCDAIKPVTDAFSNVFPESATGEFDIVRAIIDAVGYSFQVLKGILIAITVPAQAMIEVITQIIEILSPLLIPVLELIGQVLLDMVSGLLQIIDLFAQFGEGQITLSELLTGIWTILLDTFTLILTTIVTTIAGWIIQIATMALQAGMNFVYGIISWISQLPGRVFAWIIATASRIAAGASRWVSIGRSRASSMVSAVISFISQLPGRVASFILSTAGRIAAGAGAWISNARSKAAGVVSAVVGQVSQLPGKVYTEFMNIGSRIMSAGSDLVNKARQIGQNIVNGMLNAMHIHSPGIIQKKVVKEFEDTLANVADMTSQAEKAGANVGESLVSSYKNFELPTQTLNVEANTTQSNSADSDDGDERAQEEVANQNKTLASMVANVNQKYNQMKSLAGIDLSQLQLMNTQAFTNIRANEMTQMNLMANHINSSLLKIINYTQTGLLQTSNITKDNLNKMQNSTSKITKEMVKAWNSMKNSIVSAAKNIKNEATTHFNTLSSTIGGFYRKLQNPNLWGAGPSNSGMMQRNRVVGRASSGGASSGMSLMSSILANSIRREKNIPQYITPLQAQSIPCLTSGNIEYNTNNGKIDTTSLIRSGALSGVCLDCASGAGAWENTAAPNIKKIKDTTNNWSMKGPAIHTGAGNIQTGLAFKVKDFASGTPNISFSAFKQIGAALFAPGSGIPYDHYCDSEKYGTWQNAIAAGRCNCSDGADALLALARTCGFQGEKVHCYWDGEGHFCTRINGEILDTTAMQQRGMWVSSAVTGYGSGPAPKRVGRQTVARSSGFTENNEENTPDNGEFTLNGEITVNHTFEGLPENVDEDTIVRMIRETTDSDNWIKNLANNIRFQLEDAKAKTRLERKANRSRGIT, encoded by the coding sequence TTGGTCTCACAACACATTATAAACATTATACTTAAAGCTGAAGACCAAATATCAAAAACCGTGGAGAAAGTTAAAAAATCAATGGATGATATGGGAAACACCTCAAAACAGTCAATGAGCAAATCAACACAAGCCTCAAATCAGTTCAGAAATAGCTTATCCTACTCAGAAAAGGCACTCCGTGAAATGGACATGAGTTTACTCCAATCTGGTAAAATTGGAAAAACAGCTTTTAATAATCTTACACAAGCTCAGAAACAAGCATTAATGAGTACAAAAAGCTACGGACAAACCGTAACCAATGTTTACACAGCAATTGCAAACAAAACCAGGATTGTTGGAATTGGTGCTTCAGAAGCTGCAAACAGATTACACCAAATGAAACTAGATCCAAGCCTTGGTTCAAATCTAGATCGTGCAAGGTTGAAAATATCTCAGATGGGAGTTGATATTTCAAGTACCAAGGGTAAAATCATGGTCTTGGGGACTGCTGTTCGTACTGGTCTTGGAAATAGTTGGGAGATAATCAGGTCTAAGGTTCATAGTGTAGCAAGCAGTATCCGTTCAAGGCTTGGTTCTGCTATAGATTCAGTGAAATCAAAGGTTACTGGGCTTGGAAATAGCTTCCAAACCATGGGTGGAATGATAGCAAGTGCCGTTGGTGCAATGGGAGTCAATAGTATTAAAGACCTTACAGTGGGTTTGAGTCTGTCTCGTGAAAAGATGAGTAGTTTGAATACTGCGATTATGGGTTCTAAGACTGCTAGTGATTCACTCTTGAATAGTCTTGATACAATGACAAATACAAGTGTTGTTGGTATGGATTCAATGGTAAATGCTTTAAACAAGATTAAATTATCCACTAGTATGAGCAATGAACAACTTGCGGGTACTAAAGAGGCTGTTATGAAGCTTGGTGAAGCTAGTATCTTGATGGGTAATGATACTGCAACAGCAGCTTACCAGATGGGAGAAGCATATTCTGGTCTTAATGGTGATTTCCAAATACTCAAAGAGAATTTCGGTATCACAAAAGAAAAAATGAAGGCTATGGGCTGGAGTGGTGAAGCTTCAGATGTAGAAGGATACACAAGAGCATTAAATAAATGTCTTGGTGGTCTCGGAGACCTTGGCGGAGTAATGGATACTACAAGTGGTAGTATTGAAATGCTCAAGAAAAGGTTCCGTGTAGCAGGAAGACAAATCGGTGATGAATTAACACCGTACATTAAGAATGCTTGTGATGCTTTCCTTGAACTTGACCGCACAACACCCGGCTTAACCAAGGGTATTATTGCTGTTGGTGGAGCTATAGCTGGATTTGCAACAGTAGCACCATACATCAATGATTTTGCAAAACCAATGTCAGACGCAGTATTCAGTATTAAAACATTGGGTGGTGCTGCAAAAGATGTTGGAAGGTATATTAAAGATGGTTTTACTGCTGCAAGAACTGCAGTAGACCTTTTGACTGGTGCAACTACATTGAATACTCTTGCTGAAGAAGGTAATGCATTTGCTGCAGGTCTTCTTAGTGTCAAAACTTCACTTTTAGCTACAAAGAATTTCATTGCAGCAGTTGCTACTGGAGATTTGGCAGCAGCAAATGAGATTTTGAATGCTTCATTCCTTGCAAGTCCTGTTGGTCTTGTTGTAGCAGGAGTAATAGCATTAGCAGTAGCTGCATATGAAGTTGGAAAATACTTTGGCTGGTGGAAAGATATTCCTACAATGTTTGAAGCAATGACCGCCGGAATTAAAAGATTATGGGCAGCATTCATAAACAACCCTGACGTTCAAGGATTGATTAAAGGTATTAGTGATGCTTTTAATTGGCTTTGTGATGCAATAAAGCCTGTTACTGATGCTTTTAGTAATGTTTTCCCTGAATCTGCTACTGGTGAATTTGATATTGTACGGGCTATTATTGATGCAGTTGGCTATTCCTTCCAAGTCTTGAAAGGAATATTGATAGCTATTACTGTACCTGCTCAAGCAATGATTGAAGTAATCACTCAGATTATTGAAATCTTATCACCCTTATTGATACCTGTCCTTGAATTGATTGGTCAAGTACTCTTAGATATGGTTTCTGGTCTTTTACAAATAATTGACTTGTTTGCACAGTTTGGAGAAGGTCAAATCACATTATCCGAACTATTAACCGGTATTTGGACTATACTTCTTGATACTTTCACACTTATCTTAACCACTATTGTAACTACTATAGCTGGCTGGATTATTCAAATAGCTACTATGGCACTACAAGCGGGTATGAACTTTGTATATGGTATTATCTCTTGGATTAGTCAATTACCTGGTCGTGTTTTTGCTTGGATTATTGCTACTGCAAGCCGTATTGCAGCAGGTGCTTCCCGTTGGGTGAGCATTGGTAGGAGTCGTGCTTCTAGCATGGTATCTGCAGTAATATCATTTATTAGTCAGTTACCTGGTCGTGTTGCAAGCTTTATTCTTAGTACTGCTGGTCGTATTGCAGCAGGTGCTGGTGCATGGATTAGTAATGCAAGAAGCAAAGCAGCAGGAGTAGTCTCAGCTGTAGTAGGGCAAGTCTCACAACTCCCGGGAAAAGTGTATACTGAATTCATGAACATTGGTTCAAGGATTATGAGTGCTGGTTCTGACCTTGTAAACAAAGCAAGGCAAATAGGACAAAATATCGTAAATGGAATGTTAAATGCTATGCATATTCATTCTCCTGGTATTATTCAGAAGAAGGTTGTGAAAGAGTTTGAAGATACTCTTGCAAATGTTGCTGATATGACAAGTCAAGCAGAAAAAGCAGGAGCAAACGTAGGTGAAAGTCTTGTTTCAAGTTACAAGAATTTTGAATTACCAACCCAGACTTTGAATGTTGAAGCAAACACCACACAAAGCAATAGTGCTGATAGTGATGATGGTGATGAAAGAGCACAAGAAGAAGTAGCAAATCAAAACAAGACACTAGCAAGCATGGTTGCAAATGTAAATCAAAAATACAATCAAATGAAATCACTTGCAGGAATTGACCTTTCACAATTACAACTAATGAATACACAAGCATTCACCAATATCCGTGCAAATGAAATGACTCAAATGAACCTTATGGCAAACCATATCAACAGTAGCCTACTTAAAATCATCAATTACACTCAAACAGGTCTTCTACAAACAAGCAATATCACAAAAGACAATTTAAACAAAATGCAAAACAGCACCTCCAAAATCACAAAAGAAATGGTGAAAGCTTGGAATAGTATGAAGAATAGTATTGTTTCTGCAGCAAAAAACATTAAAAACGAAGCTACAACCCACTTCAACACCCTATCCTCCACAATAGGTGGATTCTACCGCAAACTCCAAAATCCAAACCTTTGGGGTGCAGGACCATCTAATTCTGGTATGATGCAAAGAAACCGTGTTGTAGGAAGAGCAAGCAGTGGTGGAGCAAGCAGTGGAATGAGTCTAATGAGCAGTATACTTGCAAACAGTATCCGCCGTGAAAAAAACATACCACAGTACATTACACCGCTTCAAGCACAAAGCATACCATGCCTAACCTCAGGAAATATTGAATACAATACCAATAATGGTAAAATAGATACAACAAGCCTTATCCGTTCTGGAGCATTATCTGGAGTATGTCTTGACTGTGCTTCTGGTGCTGGTGCATGGGAAAATACCGCAGCACCAAACATCAAAAAAATTAAGGATACTACTAATAATTGGAGTATGAAAGGACCAGCTATCCACACTGGAGCTGGAAACATTCAAACAGGTCTTGCTTTCAAAGTAAAAGACTTTGCAAGCGGAACACCTAATATAAGTTTCAGTGCTTTTAAACAGATTGGGGCAGCATTATTTGCTCCTGGTTCTGGAATACCTTATGATCACTACTGCGATAGTGAAAAATATGGTACTTGGCAAAATGCAATAGCTGCAGGCAGATGTAATTGTAGTGATGGAGCAGACGCATTACTTGCTCTTGCAAGGACCTGTGGTTTCCAAGGTGAAAAAGTCCATTGTTATTGGGATGGTGAAGGTCATTTCTGTACACGGATTAATGGTGAAATCTTGGATACAACTGCAATGCAACAAAGAGGAATGTGGGTATCTTCAGCAGTTACTGGTTATGGTAGTGGTCCTGCACCAAAACGTGTAGGTCGTCAAACTGTAGCACGTAGCAGCGGATTCACAGAAAACAATGAAGAAAACACCCCTGATAATGGGGAATTCACATTAAACGGTGAAATCACAGTAAACCACACCTTCGAAGGCTTACCAGAAAATGTTGATGAAGATACTATAGTCCGCATGATCCGTGAAACAACAGATAGTGATAACTGGATTAAAAACCTTGCAAATAATATCCGCTTCCAACTTGAAGATGCAAAGGCAAAAACAAGGCTTGAAAGAAAAGCAAACAGAAGTAGAGGTATAACATGA
- a CDS encoding phage tail tube protein: protein MGLRVLGIKEESTYGKPAVAPDWHQQATKLSAALNAEPVTKTGGSRMIKRARAGAIKPTSSFESVVDMKRIGHYMKAFLDNYKFTAGTKTNSHEFWGGESTSLNSFTLWETFDVAEKTIVGALLDGLKLEVSDEYMTMAADWIYKDETMESIDANTYNQVLIDGDIPVMFYDVSVELDNDVPPGIVSSFSFEGKNNLNQDKTVGLGSRMPQRKAAAQQREITLSIVSTLEKETLELIQKAEYGEAGTSPSECKIYKMPLKIITNICEDRSDKLVIFFPECLVSVEYEGSESDEIEVTFNLQAVGTGKATLKDGTSVITDMYVELINNQPEIAASAEGTATNVTVKVVDKSGKAVENANVTITSRDDKSINIAAAATGSDGTVTFPSVIYGRYSTSIEGYTINKNGLFSVNESTETITVTATKNE, encoded by the coding sequence ATGGGACTTCGTGTACTTGGAATAAAAGAAGAATCCACTTACGGAAAACCAGCAGTAGCACCAGACTGGCACCAACAAGCAACCAAACTCAGCGCTGCACTCAACGCTGAACCAGTAACCAAAACTGGTGGTTCAAGAATGATTAAACGTGCAAGAGCTGGAGCAATCAAACCAACATCAAGCTTTGAATCAGTAGTAGATATGAAAAGAATAGGACACTACATGAAAGCATTCCTTGACAACTATAAATTCACAGCTGGAACAAAAACAAATTCACATGAATTCTGGGGTGGAGAATCAACCAGTTTGAACAGTTTCACATTATGGGAGACTTTCGATGTAGCAGAAAAAACAATCGTAGGAGCATTACTTGACGGACTCAAATTAGAAGTATCAGATGAGTACATGACCATGGCTGCAGATTGGATCTACAAAGATGAAACAATGGAAAGTATTGATGCAAACACTTACAATCAAGTGTTAATCGATGGTGATATCCCAGTAATGTTTTATGATGTTAGTGTTGAATTAGATAATGATGTACCTCCCGGAATCGTATCATCATTCAGTTTTGAAGGTAAAAACAACCTTAACCAAGATAAAACAGTTGGTCTTGGTAGTCGTATGCCTCAAAGGAAAGCAGCAGCACAACAAAGAGAAATCACACTTAGTATTGTTTCAACATTAGAAAAAGAAACATTAGAACTTATTCAGAAAGCTGAGTATGGTGAAGCTGGAACATCTCCTTCTGAATGTAAAATCTACAAAATGCCGTTAAAAATTATTACAAACATTTGTGAAGACCGTTCAGACAAATTAGTAATCTTCTTCCCAGAATGTCTTGTAAGTGTTGAATATGAAGGCTCAGAATCTGATGAAATTGAAGTAACATTCAACCTTCAAGCTGTAGGTACTGGAAAAGCAACTCTTAAAGATGGAACTAGTGTAATAACTGATATGTATGTTGAATTAATCAACAATCAACCAGAGATAGCTGCTAGTGCTGAAGGTACTGCAACAAACGTAACAGTCAAAGTAGTAGATAAATCAGGAAAAGCAGTTGAAAATGCAAATGTAACTATCACCTCAAGAGATGATAAATCTATTAATATTGCAGCTGCTGCTACTGGTAGTGATGGAACTGTAACATTCCCTAGTGTGATTTATGGTAGGTATTCTACTTCAATTGAAGGATACACTATCAACAAGAATGGTTTGTTCAGTGTTAATGAGTCTACTGAAACAATTACAGTTACAGCAACAAAAAACGAATAG
- a CDS encoding HK97 gp10 family phage protein — protein sequence MKYSSEELRRQLTQNSPKGETKFLYASWYIEESGDLQRAVYSDVKYAEWVNNGTGLFGPRHDVIRPRRASVLVFSVHGETIFARYVRGQKGQKFVEKSIENVQDRLDEMFARALQENYN from the coding sequence ATGAAATATTCTAGTGAAGAATTAAGAAGACAATTAACCCAGAACAGCCCAAAAGGAGAAACCAAATTCCTTTATGCGTCTTGGTATATTGAAGAAAGTGGAGATTTACAAAGAGCAGTATATTCAGACGTTAAATATGCTGAATGGGTTAACAATGGAACTGGACTTTTTGGACCTAGGCATGATGTTATCCGTCCTCGTCGTGCTTCTGTACTTGTTTTCAGTGTACATGGTGAGACAATTTTTGCACGTTATGTACGGGGGCAGAAAGGTCAGAAGTTTGTTGAAAAAAGTATTGAGAATGTTCAAGATAGACTTGATGAAATGTTTGCTAGAGCATTACAAGAAAACTACAATTAA
- a CDS encoding carboxypeptidase-like regulatory domain-containing protein has product MNKLPEWNELTGLQRQSTKALWGILCDAINGVEDTSVSSTYNLKCSITDEEDKPIKDAQIRLQGVESYSAVTGSAGGCTIKAVQSGKYSISIEAEDYKTLEDIVEIKGNSSLNFKLQKK; this is encoded by the coding sequence ATGAATAAGCTTCCAGAATGGAATGAACTTACAGGTCTTCAAAGACAATCCACTAAAGCCTTATGGGGTATTCTTTGTGATGCGATTAATGGTGTTGAAGATACAAGTGTGTCTTCAACATACAATCTTAAATGCAGTATCACAGATGAAGAAGATAAACCAATAAAAGATGCACAAATCCGCCTCCAGGGGGTTGAATCTTATTCTGCAGTTACTGGTAGTGCTGGAGGCTGCACAATCAAAGCAGTACAATCTGGCAAATACAGTATCAGTATTGAAGCAGAAGACTATAAGACATTAGAGGATATAGTTGAAATCAAAGGAAATTCTAGTTTAAATTTCAAATTACAAAAAAAATAG